The Caldalkalibacillus thermarum genome includes the window CCCGCATTGAGGATTTGCGGGAAGCGGCCCGCATTGTGAAAGGGCGCAAGGTGGCACCTGGTGTAACGGCACTTGTCGTCCCCGGTTCCAAAAAAGTGAAGCGGCAAGCAGAGGAAGAGGGATTGCACCATATCTTTATCGAGGCTGGTTTTGAGTGGAGAGGAGCAGGATGCAGCATGTGCCTGAGCATGAACCCCGATGTGGTTCCGCCTGGCAAGCGGTGTGCTTCCACTTCTAACCGCAATTTTGAAGGCCGCCAGGGCCGAGGCGCTAGAACCCATTTAGTCAGCCCGGCGATGGCTGCTGCTGCAGCTGTGTTTGGTCATTTTGTCGATGTACGTGAACTAGATGTGACAAGGAGGGATCAGCATGGAGCCCCTCATTCGGCATAGAGGTTTAGTGGCACCATTAGATAAAGTGAATGTGGATACGGACCAGATCATTCCCAAACAATTTTTAAAGCGTATCGAACGCACAGGTTTCGGACAGTTTCTGTTTTATGACTGGCGCTATTTGGATGACGGGTCGCCCAACCCCCAATTTACCTTGAATGAAACCAGGTATCAGGGTGCCAGTATCTTGCTCACCCGTCACAATTTCGGGTGTGGCTCCTCTCGCGAGCATGCCCCGTGGGCACTCTTGGATTACGGGTTTAAGGTGATCATTGCGCCCTCCTTTGCCGATATCTTTTATAATAACTGCTTTAAAAACGGTATTTTGCCCATTACCCTGGATGAAAAGGAAGTCGACCAGTTGTTTAAGCGGACATTGGCCACCGAAGGATATGAACTAACTGTAGATCTTGAGAAGCAGGAGATCTATGATCAAGCAGGATGGAAAACGTCGTTTACAACGGACCCTTACCGTCGGGAGATGTTGCTCAAAGGATTGGATGACATTGGTGTAACGGAGTTATATGCCGAAGAGATTGCTCGCTATGAACAAACCAAACGCAAGACGTATCAATTAATTCACGGGCTTGAAGCAGGAAGCCAAAGTTCCACTTAATGAAGCAGATGGATGAAAAGCGGGTTGTTGATTAAACGGTAAAACGGCTTGGCTAAAACGGTCAACGGCTCTTTATCTTGCATGTATAGATCACCCCCTCCGACCATAGACTAGGTAGAAATGGTGGTTCGGTGAGGGGGTGAATTGTTGTTTATTATTCAGTTTGAGCCAGGAGCGCATTCCCTGTGGAATCAGGAATGGATGCTGTTTGTGGAGGATATGTACCAGTCGGTCAAATGGTTTGAACAATTGGATTTCGATGTTCAGTTTGAGTATACGCCTCAGACATTAACCCTTCGCTGTCTCAGCTATCCGGAGAGGCTGTCTACGGATGAAGCCCGCAGGATTTGGCAGCACGTGCTCGGCTCCTTGATAGCTGATTTTGTTGTGGATAAATTAGAGGATTTCCTGCTGGTGGACTTTATTCAGCATACTTATGGCTACCGCCAACTGCAAGAGCTTAGCCGCCTTTATCTCTATTGTGACCAGTTGCTCAACGCACGGGAAGATGAAGAGGACTTAGGATGGCTGGATGAAGATCAGGTAATGGAAAGAAAACAATTGATTTACCAGCAGGTGTATACCTATCTGAGTGATGCTGAGGCCCTTAATCTCCAGGGATTTTTCCAATTTAGACTGAAGGCGTATTGCCAGAAATTGATGGAGGCTATTGAATGTGCCATTGATGAATACGTGCTGGACCAGGAGTATGATCGCTTTCTGCAATTATTGCGGTTGTTTGTCAGGTCCCAGATGCCTAAATGTGCTCTCCTGCATGTGGTGCACATTGGCCAGCACCTCTTCCATGTTTTTGATCAGAATAGTCACCCGGTGAGCCAAGAAAAACTGATGGAACGCCTCTCAGAATGGACGGGCTCCTTCACCAGCCAGGATGAATTAATCATCAGCGCTTTGATCAGTTATCTGCCACGCCGCATCATTTTGCACACCCCCTGCCCCGATCAACCGGTGATCCGCACCTTACAGCACATTTTCAGCGATCGGCTGACGCTTTGCACGGGTTGTGAGCAGTGCGACCAGTGGAAACGAGAGATACAGATTCAGTCACCAGAACTTGACTATCATGTTTAGGACCGTTATAATACAAAATTAAATTGGATGTTATCATCAATGCGTTATAGTCGATAACAGCGATGAGGAGGACATGAACCATTCTCCCCTCTCTTTGCCAGAGAATGGAGCCGCAGGCTGGAAGCTCCTAAAGAGAGAAGAATGGTTTACCCCCTCCAGAGCTGCTGCGGGGAAATGACTGCCTTGAGGTCAGAGTAACTGCAGCCGGGCCATCCCGTTACGATGCAGAGCATGAAGCAGGCCGTGCTTGAGAGCGTGTATCAAGCAATGCTTGAGCGGCTTGTTTCATGGAATTAGGGTGGAACCACGACGATGCTCGTCCCTAAGAGGGGGGCGAGTTTTTTGTTTGTCTCCAAATGGATCTGTTCTCGCCATGTTTAACAGTAATCATTTGAGGAGGAGTGGTGACCGTGTCAGCTGTATCTGTTGTTTTACCTGATGGCGCACAAAAAGAAGTGGAGCAAGGCAGCACGATTGAGGATGTAGCTGCTAAAATCAGCCCTGGATTAAAAAAGAAAGCCATTGCTGGAAAAATAAACGGCAAACTTGTTGATCTCTCCACCCCTGTCCAGGAGGGAGACCAGGTGGAAGTGGTCACGATTGATTCGGAAGAAGGTCTGGAAGTATTGCGACACAGTACAGCCCATCTCATGGCTCAAGCCGTCAAACGGCTCTACGGATCTGACAAAGTGAAACTGGGTGTTGGCCCCGTCATTGAAAACGGATTTTACTATGATATGGATCTGCCTGAGTCCCTTTCCCAGGACGATCTGGCCAAAATTGAAGCTGAAATGAAGAAAATTGTCCAGGAAGATCTTCCGATCAAACGGCGGGTAGTCTCCCGGGAAGAGGCTCTGCGCTTGTATGAAGAGATTGGGGATCAATACAAACTGGAGCTGATCCGGGAGCTTCCCGAGGATGAGGAAATCACTATTTACGAGCAAGGGGAATTTTTTGATTTGTGCCGCGGTCCCCATGTGCCTTCCACCGGCAAGCTGAAAGTGTTTAAGCTATTGAGTGTATCCGGGGCATACTGGAGAGGCGATTCGAATAACCCGATGCTGCAAAGAATATACGGAACCGCCTGGCCCAAACAATCACAATTGGAAGAATACCTTAAACAGCTTGAAGAAGCGAAAGAACGGGATCATCGCAAATTGGGCAAACAATTGAAAATCTTTACCATGTCTCAGGAAGTGGGCCAAGGTTTGCCGTTATGGCTGCCAAACGGGGCAACGGTTCGGCGCATCATTGAACGCTATATTGTGGACCTTGAAGAAAAATGGGGTTATAAACATGTTTACACCCCCCATTTGGCCAATGTGGAACTGTATAAAATTTCCGGCCACTGGGATCATTACCACGAAGATATGTATCCACCGATGAAAATGGATCATGAAGAGCTTGTCTTACGGCCGATGAACTGTCCGCACCATATGATGATTTACAAGGAAGAATTACGCAGCTACCGCAACCTGCCCTTGCGCATTG containing:
- the leuD gene encoding 3-isopropylmalate dehydratase small subunit, whose translation is MEPLIRHRGLVAPLDKVNVDTDQIIPKQFLKRIERTGFGQFLFYDWRYLDDGSPNPQFTLNETRYQGASILLTRHNFGCGSSREHAPWALLDYGFKVIIAPSFADIFYNNCFKNGILPITLDEKEVDQLFKRTLATEGYELTVDLEKQEIYDQAGWKTSFTTDPYRREMLLKGLDDIGVTELYAEEIARYEQTKRKTYQLIHGLEAGSQSST
- the ytxC gene encoding putative sporulation protein YtxC codes for the protein MFIIQFEPGAHSLWNQEWMLFVEDMYQSVKWFEQLDFDVQFEYTPQTLTLRCLSYPERLSTDEARRIWQHVLGSLIADFVVDKLEDFLLVDFIQHTYGYRQLQELSRLYLYCDQLLNAREDEEDLGWLDEDQVMERKQLIYQQVYTYLSDAEALNLQGFFQFRLKAYCQKLMEAIECAIDEYVLDQEYDRFLQLLRLFVRSQMPKCALLHVVHIGQHLFHVFDQNSHPVSQEKLMERLSEWTGSFTSQDELIISALISYLPRRIILHTPCPDQPVIRTLQHIFSDRLTLCTGCEQCDQWKREIQIQSPELDYHV
- the thrS gene encoding threonine--tRNA ligase gives rise to the protein MSAVSVVLPDGAQKEVEQGSTIEDVAAKISPGLKKKAIAGKINGKLVDLSTPVQEGDQVEVVTIDSEEGLEVLRHSTAHLMAQAVKRLYGSDKVKLGVGPVIENGFYYDMDLPESLSQDDLAKIEAEMKKIVQEDLPIKRRVVSREEALRLYEEIGDQYKLELIRELPEDEEITIYEQGEFFDLCRGPHVPSTGKLKVFKLLSVSGAYWRGDSNNPMLQRIYGTAWPKQSQLEEYLKQLEEAKERDHRKLGKQLKIFTMSQEVGQGLPLWLPNGATVRRIIERYIVDLEEKWGYKHVYTPHLANVELYKISGHWDHYHEDMYPPMKMDHEELVLRPMNCPHHMMIYKEELRSYRNLPLRIAELGTMHRYEMSGALTGLQRVRSMTLNDAHIFCRPDQIKSEFIRVVQLMNHVYNDFGIKDYYFRLSYRDPNNTEKYVQNDEMWEKAQSMLKEAMDELGYEYVEAEGEAAFYGPKLDVQVRTALGKDETLSTIQLDFHLPERFELEYIGEDGQPHRPVVIHRGVVGTMERFVAFLLEYYKGAFPLWLAPVQAKLLPIASTHVEYAEMVADQLRQAGIRTEVDARDEKIGYKIREAQLQKIPYMFVIGDREIENKTLAVRKRAEGDIGARPVNEVIDMLVDEIKNKR